In Actinomycetota bacterium, a single window of DNA contains:
- a CDS encoding LysM peptidoglycan-binding domain-containing protein — MNVLWGRVVVLGVVLLLVFLLGRATGGNSAELKDLQDRLSDREAEIDQLEAANREAAEASPSPDAGAGTETGTGTGATPGTTTTPTTTTSPTPTTTTTASPSAGGNTEASNYVIKSGDTLGRISTRFYGTANLTKCIQDANASVITDPSKLQVGKSIVIPAEASCS; from the coding sequence ATGAACGTCTTGTGGGGCAGGGTCGTCGTCCTCGGCGTCGTCCTCCTTTTGGTCTTCCTGCTGGGCCGCGCCACGGGCGGTAACAGCGCAGAGCTAAAGGACCTCCAGGACCGGCTTTCGGATCGTGAAGCCGAGATCGACCAGCTGGAGGCGGCCAACCGTGAGGCGGCAGAAGCGTCGCCCAGTCCCGACGCCGGCGCCGGGACCGAAACGGGCACCGGGACCGGAGCTACCCCGGGCACGACAACGACGCCCACCACCACCACCTCGCCCACTCCCACCACTACCACCACCGCAAGCCCGTCGGCCGGAGGCAACACGGAAGCTTCGAACTACGTCATCAAGTCCGGCGACACCCTGGGCAGGATCTCGACCCGGTTCTACGGCACCGCTAACCTGACCAAGTGCATCCAGGATGCGAACGCGTCTGTGATCACGGACCCGAGCAAGCTGCAGGTGGGCAAGTCGATAGTCATCCCGGCTGAGGCCAGCTGCTCCTAG
- a CDS encoding DUF6457 domain-containing protein, protein MQDWLSEYSAALAVELPGLAVDLPPSLELADELLNLARIIAEGTGEKTNAPLSTFMVGRFVGLTAESGISTEDAVKLATEIAERTIQSRG, encoded by the coding sequence ATGCAGGATTGGTTGAGCGAATATTCAGCGGCACTAGCGGTTGAGCTGCCCGGGCTTGCGGTCGACCTCCCCCCTTCCCTGGAGCTCGCCGACGAGCTTTTGAACCTCGCCCGAATCATCGCCGAGGGCACCGGCGAGAAGACCAACGCCCCCCTCAGCACCTTCATGGTCGGCCGGTTTGTCGGCTTGACCGCCGAAAGCGGCATATCGACGGAGGACGCAGTCAAGCTGGCCACGGAGATCGCCGAACGCACTATCCAATCCCGGGGCTGA
- the hypF gene encoding carbamoyltransferase HypF: MNTDRPSRSQFRVQGIVQGVGFRPFVFNLANRLGLVGFVLNDSSGVLIEVEGNRVAVGEFGSTLASSPPPLAVIDKLEELELAPTGADAVFTILHSEHTGAATALISPDFATCDDCLREMDDPDDRRYRYAFTNCTNCGPRFTISKGIPYDRPNTTMAPFEMCGPCRQEYENPADRRFHAQPIACPACGPHLTLLDRSLNQIPGDPVSEAARLLRSGSILAVKGLGGYHLACLASDQTAVANLRTRKAREEKPFAVMAAGLDEVAALASCGPEQRDLLLSPRRPIVLLDRLPGAPVAEAVAPHNRYLGVMLPYTPLHHLLLREVGEPIVCTSGNISDEPIAYRDGDALSGLDHIADAFLTHNREIHMRCDDSVMRVVSGRDGPQVQAMRRARGYAPEPIPVSPVFRAPILAAGPELKHTFCIGSGGRAIVSHHLGDLENFETMTSFLEGVEHYQRVFEVRPKIVAHDLHPEYLVTKWAKALEGVRLVGVQHHHAHIASCLADNLRSDRVVGLALDGTGYGEDGNLWGCEVLVGDLAGYERFAHLAYLPLPGGGAAIREPWRMGAVYLNAAFGDAAAELDIDFVHRTGAKWKPILRMAATGLNSPLTSSAGRLFDAASALVGLADRVRYEGQAAIELEQIADPATTRSYPCGLDGDRINGVDLMAALAEDLVAGVPVPEIAAAFHNGLAAVLIEVARMAAEAKGLTTVALSGGTFQNRLLAGRVERGLQEAGLEVLTHHRVPPNDGGISLGQAVIANARLFY; encoded by the coding sequence GTGAACACCGACCGCCCGTCCCGGAGCCAGTTCCGGGTTCAGGGCATAGTCCAGGGGGTCGGTTTCCGGCCGTTCGTCTTCAACCTCGCCAACCGCCTGGGACTGGTGGGGTTCGTCCTCAACGACTCGTCCGGCGTGCTCATCGAGGTCGAGGGCAACCGTGTAGCGGTGGGGGAGTTCGGGTCGACCCTCGCGTCCAGCCCGCCACCGCTTGCGGTGATCGACAAGCTGGAGGAGCTCGAGCTGGCGCCGACCGGAGCCGACGCCGTCTTTACGATCCTGCACAGCGAGCACACGGGCGCCGCCACCGCGCTGATCTCCCCGGACTTCGCCACCTGCGACGACTGCCTCCGTGAGATGGACGACCCGGACGACCGCCGCTACCGCTACGCCTTCACGAACTGCACGAACTGCGGCCCCCGGTTCACGATTTCCAAGGGCATCCCGTACGACCGGCCGAACACCACGATGGCCCCCTTCGAGATGTGCGGGCCGTGCCGGCAGGAGTACGAGAACCCGGCCGACCGCCGCTTCCACGCCCAGCCGATTGCCTGCCCCGCATGCGGACCGCACCTCACTCTGCTGGACCGCTCACTCAACCAGATCCCCGGCGACCCGGTGTCCGAGGCCGCCCGGCTGCTTCGCAGCGGGTCGATCCTGGCGGTCAAGGGCCTCGGCGGCTACCACCTGGCCTGCCTCGCCTCCGATCAGACTGCGGTGGCCAACCTGCGCACCCGCAAGGCCAGGGAGGAGAAGCCATTTGCCGTCATGGCGGCCGGGCTCGACGAGGTCGCCGCCCTTGCCTCCTGCGGACCGGAGCAGCGGGATCTGCTGCTCTCGCCCCGGCGCCCGATCGTCCTGCTGGACCGCCTGCCGGGAGCGCCGGTGGCCGAAGCGGTCGCTCCACACAACCGCTACCTCGGGGTGATGCTGCCCTACACGCCGCTTCACCACCTGCTCCTCAGGGAGGTGGGTGAGCCGATCGTCTGCACCTCGGGCAACATCTCCGACGAGCCGATCGCATACCGGGACGGCGACGCCCTTTCCGGCCTCGACCACATCGCCGACGCCTTCTTGACCCACAACCGTGAGATCCACATGAGGTGCGACGACTCGGTGATGCGGGTCGTCTCCGGCAGGGATGGCCCGCAGGTGCAGGCGATGCGCCGAGCCCGCGGGTACGCCCCCGAGCCGATCCCGGTCAGCCCGGTCTTCCGTGCGCCGATCCTGGCGGCCGGCCCGGAGCTGAAGCACACCTTCTGCATCGGATCCGGGGGCCGGGCGATCGTCTCCCACCACCTCGGGGACCTCGAGAACTTCGAGACCATGACCTCGTTCCTCGAGGGGGTCGAGCACTACCAGCGGGTCTTCGAGGTGCGGCCGAAGATAGTCGCCCACGACCTTCACCCCGAATATCTGGTCACCAAGTGGGCCAAGGCCCTGGAGGGAGTGCGCCTGGTGGGGGTCCAGCATCACCACGCCCACATAGCCTCCTGCCTGGCCGACAACCTGCGGTCGGACCGGGTGGTCGGCCTGGCGCTGGACGGCACCGGCTACGGCGAGGACGGCAACCTGTGGGGGTGCGAGGTGCTGGTCGGGGACCTCGCCGGGTACGAACGTTTCGCCCACCTCGCCTACCTGCCGCTGCCCGGCGGCGGAGCGGCCATCCGGGAGCCCTGGCGAATGGGGGCCGTGTACCTGAACGCAGCATTCGGCGATGCTGCGGCCGAGTTGGATATCGACTTCGTCCACCGGACCGGCGCAAAGTGGAAGCCGATCCTGAGGATGGCCGCGACCGGCCTGAACTCCCCGCTGACCTCGAGCGCCGGCCGGCTGTTCGACGCCGCCTCGGCCCTGGTCGGGCTCGCGGACCGGGTGCGTTACGAGGGCCAGGCGGCCATCGAGCTGGAGCAGATCGCCGACCCGGCCACCACTCGGAGCTACCCCTGCGGGTTAGATGGCGACCGGATCAACGGCGTCGACCTGATGGCGGCCCTCGCCGAGGATCTCGTGGCCGGCGTCCCGGTCCCCGAGATCGCAGCCGCTTTCCACAACGGGCTGGCCGCCGTCCTGATCGAGGTCGCCCGGATGGCGGCGGAAGCCAAAGGGCTGACCACGGTCGCCCTCTCGGGCGGAACATTCCAGAACCGTCTGCTGGCCGGCCGGGTCGAACGGGGGCTGCAGGAGGCGGGCCTGGAGGTGCTCACCCACCATCGCGTCCCCCCGAACGACGGCGGGATCTCACTCGGGCAGGCGGTTATCGCCAACGCGAGGCTGTTCTACTGA
- a CDS encoding HypC/HybG/HupF family hydrogenase formation chaperone, whose product MCLAIPGQILEFIDPVNQIAKVDVGGVRRNVNVGLLAKEEGGIHLGDWVLIHVGFALSKVDEEEAAATLKLLRGLGEAFEDEIEQLKTSDIT is encoded by the coding sequence ATGTGTCTTGCAATCCCAGGTCAAATCCTTGAGTTCATCGACCCCGTAAACCAAATTGCGAAGGTCGATGTCGGAGGAGTTCGACGCAACGTGAATGTGGGCCTTCTGGCCAAAGAAGAGGGTGGAATCCATCTTGGCGACTGGGTTCTCATCCACGTCGGTTTTGCCCTATCCAAAGTCGACGAAGAGGAAGCTGCCGCCACTCTCAAGCTGTTGAGAGGCCTGGGCGAGGCTTTCGAGGACGAGATCGAACAGCTCAAGACCTCAGACATCACATGA
- a CDS encoding HypC/HybG/HupF family hydrogenase formation chaperone, which translates to MIQKGQPLEVLDPGSYAVACSVVDGCLTCGDVAVEVKVLEVDGFDAVCEDPHGQVGRVGIDLVLPVEVGSRLLVHAGVAITRLKES; encoded by the coding sequence ATGATCCAGAAGGGTCAACCCTTAGAGGTTCTTGACCCCGGGTCCTACGCCGTGGCCTGCTCGGTGGTCGACGGGTGCCTTACCTGTGGAGATGTCGCAGTCGAGGTCAAAGTTTTGGAGGTCGACGGCTTCGATGCCGTCTGTGAGGACCCCCACGGACAGGTGGGACGGGTCGGGATAGACCTGGTGCTGCCGGTCGAGGTGGGGAGCCGTCTATTGGTGCATGCCGGAGTGGCGATCACTCGCCTAAAGGAGTCCTGA
- the hypD gene encoding hydrogenase formation protein HypD, translating to MKYVDEFRDAELARALGVQIAALTEPGRHYKIMEVCGGHTHTIYKHGIEAHLPDNVELVHGPGCPVCVIPMGRVDDGIAIARNPEVIFTCFGDMMRVPGGNGSFLDAKADGADIRFVYSPLDALKMAVANPDREVVFYAIGFETTAPSTALTLMRAKAEGIKNFSVMCNHVTIVPPLKALLDSPDLRLDAFIGPGHVSTVVGARPYEFICEDYNTPIVVAGFEPLDLLQSILMIMQQLHDGRAEVENQYGRVVPFEGNLRALEVLQEVFELRPYFEWRGLGFISQSALKLSDAYAEYDAELKYSTPGVRVADPKACQCGEVLKGVIKPYECKVFGTACTPETPIGTCMVSSEGACAAYYNFGRFAKSAARADA from the coding sequence ATGAAGTACGTCGACGAATTTCGAGACGCGGAGCTGGCCCGGGCGCTGGGAGTGCAGATCGCAGCACTGACCGAGCCCGGCCGTCACTACAAGATCATGGAGGTCTGCGGGGGCCACACCCACACGATCTACAAGCACGGCATCGAGGCCCACCTGCCGGACAACGTCGAGCTCGTCCACGGCCCCGGCTGCCCGGTCTGTGTGATCCCGATGGGCCGCGTCGACGACGGCATCGCCATCGCCCGCAACCCCGAGGTGATCTTCACCTGCTTCGGCGACATGATGCGCGTGCCCGGCGGCAACGGCAGCTTCCTGGACGCCAAGGCCGACGGCGCGGACATCCGCTTTGTCTACTCGCCCCTCGACGCCCTGAAGATGGCGGTCGCGAACCCGGATCGTGAGGTCGTGTTCTACGCCATCGGCTTCGAGACCACCGCCCCCTCCACCGCCTTGACCCTCATGCGGGCCAAGGCCGAAGGGATCAAGAACTTCTCGGTTATGTGCAACCACGTCACGATCGTTCCGCCGCTCAAGGCGCTTCTGGACTCACCCGACCTTCGGCTGGACGCGTTCATCGGCCCGGGGCACGTCTCGACTGTCGTCGGCGCCCGCCCCTACGAGTTCATCTGCGAGGACTACAACACCCCGATCGTCGTCGCCGGCTTCGAGCCGCTGGACCTTCTGCAGTCGATCCTGATGATCATGCAGCAGCTTCACGACGGCAGGGCCGAGGTCGAGAACCAGTACGGCCGGGTCGTTCCGTTCGAAGGAAACCTTCGGGCGCTCGAGGTGCTGCAGGAGGTCTTCGAGCTGCGTCCGTACTTCGAGTGGAGGGGCCTGGGCTTCATCTCCCAGAGCGCTCTGAAGCTGTCCGATGCGTACGCCGAGTACGACGCCGAGCTCAAGTACTCCACCCCGGGCGTCCGGGTGGCCGACCCCAAGGCCTGCCAGTGCGGCGAGGTCCTGAAGGGCGTCATCAAGCCCTACGAGTGCAAAGTGTTCGGCACGGCGTGCACGCCTGAGACCCCCATCGGCACCTGCATGGTGTCCTCTGAGGGCGCCTGTGCGGCGTACTACAACTTCGGCCGGTTTGCGAAGTCCGCAGCCAGGGCCGACGCTTAA
- the hypE gene encoding hydrogenase expression/formation protein HypE — MPDLEEEVLARIERQRKLKARFRDTHITMAHGAGGKTTHTLIEGLFAPAFANDALGELADSAKLDVNGTLLNFTTDGYVVKPLSFPGGCIGELAVNGTINDLAVSGARPLCLSTAFVVEEGLDADILREQVAAMAEASKKAGVPIVTGDTKVVERGKCDGMYIISSGVGVRDPRVELSSTSVRPGDHILVSGTIADHGTAIMLARGELELDADVESDTMSVWPIVESLIDACGADLRVMRDPTRGGVATVLNEIAKDSSVGVVLDEEAVPVNGPVRGACEILGIDPMYVANEGKLIVFVAPESGPAALAAMQATPGGEQAALIGKVQEQPEGMVLVKTAFGGTRIMDMLIGDPLPRIC; from the coding sequence GTGCCTGATCTCGAAGAAGAGGTACTCGCGCGCATCGAGCGCCAGCGAAAGCTGAAGGCCCGGTTCCGCGACACGCACATCACCATGGCTCACGGAGCCGGCGGCAAGACCACGCACACGCTGATCGAGGGCCTGTTTGCACCGGCTTTCGCCAACGACGCGCTGGGCGAGCTGGCGGACTCGGCGAAGCTCGATGTGAACGGCACGCTGTTGAACTTCACCACCGACGGTTACGTCGTCAAGCCGCTGAGCTTCCCGGGTGGGTGCATCGGGGAGCTGGCGGTGAACGGGACCATCAACGACCTCGCCGTCTCCGGCGCCCGGCCGCTGTGCCTGTCGACCGCGTTTGTGGTCGAGGAGGGGCTGGACGCAGACATCCTGCGGGAGCAGGTGGCGGCCATGGCCGAGGCGTCGAAGAAGGCCGGCGTCCCGATCGTCACCGGGGACACCAAGGTCGTCGAGCGGGGCAAGTGCGACGGGATGTACATCATCTCGTCGGGCGTGGGCGTAAGGGACCCCAGGGTCGAGCTGTCGTCGACCAGCGTCCGGCCGGGGGACCACATCCTGGTGTCCGGCACCATCGCCGACCACGGGACGGCGATCATGCTGGCCCGCGGCGAGCTGGAGCTGGACGCCGACGTCGAGTCGGACACGATGTCGGTGTGGCCGATCGTCGAGTCGCTGATCGACGCCTGCGGAGCGGATCTTCGCGTGATGAGGGACCCGACCCGCGGGGGAGTGGCGACCGTGCTGAACGAGATCGCCAAGGACTCCAGCGTCGGCGTGGTCCTGGACGAGGAGGCGGTCCCGGTGAATGGCCCGGTTCGGGGCGCGTGCGAGATCCTGGGCATCGACCCGATGTACGTGGCCAACGAAGGCAAGCTGATCGTCTTCGTTGCGCCGGAGAGCGGCCCCGCCGCCCTTGCCGCCATGCAGGCCACTCCCGGAGGTGAGCAGGCTGCGCTGATCGGCAAGGTCCAGGAGCAGCCGGAGGGCATGGTCCTGGTGAAGACGGCCTTCGGCGGCACCCGGATCATGGACATGCTGATAGGGGACCCGCTGCCCCGAATTTGCTGA
- a CDS encoding SIS domain-containing protein, giving the protein MTNDLVARVETAYADRERLCRAFFQAENTRIADLCLLMARRFIRGGRLIAFGTGPAGTDAQHVSVEFVHPVIVGKRALPAMALSNDAASSVGLAVTDRVGFISQQLTTIALPEDIALGMIHGPNDFGSDAVSAALKQAQALGMLSIFLGGPGAAADCEHVFQVPSDDPYIVQEIHETLYHVLWELVHVFFDHKGLLEDRPKGPSHDTGKSSFLYPWLAEAETDSKSVLKEVSNSVLQKSEDVIAMRNGSMDPAGMVETAQLIADRIKAGGKILIFGNGGSATDAQDFCVDLVAPSSVGIQRRPVPALSLTNDAAVVTAVGNDVGFENIFARQVIAYGNRGDVAVAISTSGGSRNVLAAIEEARRRGLMTVGLAGYGGGRLAELCDRSLIISADYIPRIQEAQAPQYHVLCDLLGALLE; this is encoded by the coding sequence ATGACTAATGACCTGGTGGCGCGCGTCGAGACTGCTTACGCCGACCGCGAACGGCTTTGCCGGGCCTTCTTCCAGGCCGAGAACACCCGGATCGCCGACCTCTGCCTGCTCATGGCCCGACGGTTCATCCGGGGCGGCCGGCTCATCGCCTTCGGTACCGGTCCGGCAGGCACCGACGCCCAGCACGTCTCGGTGGAGTTCGTCCACCCGGTAATCGTCGGGAAGCGGGCACTGCCCGCCATGGCGCTGTCGAACGACGCCGCCTCCTCTGTCGGCCTGGCCGTCACCGACCGGGTCGGGTTCATCTCCCAGCAGCTCACCACCATCGCCCTGCCGGAGGACATCGCCCTCGGCATGATCCACGGGCCCAACGACTTCGGATCCGACGCGGTCTCGGCCGCCCTCAAGCAGGCGCAGGCCCTCGGCATGCTTTCGATCTTCCTCGGCGGCCCGGGAGCGGCGGCCGACTGCGAGCACGTTTTCCAGGTCCCCTCGGACGACCCGTACATCGTCCAGGAGATCCACGAGACGCTCTACCACGTCCTCTGGGAGCTGGTTCACGTGTTTTTCGACCACAAAGGCCTTCTGGAGGACCGCCCGAAGGGCCCGTCGCACGACACCGGAAAGTCGAGCTTTCTCTACCCCTGGCTGGCGGAAGCCGAGACCGACTCCAAGTCGGTGCTGAAGGAGGTCTCCAACTCGGTCCTGCAGAAGTCGGAGGACGTCATCGCCATGCGCAACGGGTCGATGGACCCGGCGGGCATGGTTGAAACCGCCCAGCTGATCGCCGACCGTATCAAAGCGGGCGGCAAGATCCTGATCTTCGGCAACGGGGGGTCGGCCACCGACGCCCAGGACTTCTGCGTCGACCTGGTGGCGCCGAGCAGCGTGGGCATCCAGCGGAGGCCTGTGCCGGCGCTCTCTTTGACCAACGACGCCGCCGTGGTGACCGCAGTCGGCAACGACGTGGGCTTCGAGAACATCTTCGCCCGGCAGGTGATTGCCTACGGCAACCGGGGCGACGTCGCGGTTGCCATCTCCACCAGCGGCGGGTCCCGCAACGTCCTGGCGGCAATCGAGGAAGCCCGCAGGCGGGGGCTGATGACGGTCGGCCTCGCCGGCTACGGCGGGGGCAGGCTGGCCGAGCTCTGCGACCGTTCGCTGATCATCTCGGCGGACTACATCCCCCGCATCCAGGAGGCCCAGGCGCCGCAGTACCACGTGCTTTGCGACCTTTTGGGCGCTCTTCTGGAATAG
- a CDS encoding DUF892 family protein — MESARDLFEHELCILYDAETKAIRSLGRMAMRCSDAELVQVYKDYQLVAEKRLDRLDEIFGMIGLKPERIPCAGMNGLIEEFSDFLETKPSDGVLDAFAVESARRVERYEVCAYQALITLAVALRLDDVTELLLQSLGDHNLAGGGFKALTINLTEKLVPEPVSESVPE, encoded by the coding sequence ATGGAGTCTGCAAGAGACCTTTTCGAGCACGAGCTGTGCATCCTCTACGACGCCGAGACCAAAGCCATCCGGTCGCTGGGGCGCATGGCGATGCGGTGCTCCGACGCGGAGCTCGTTCAGGTCTACAAGGACTACCAGCTGGTGGCCGAGAAACGCCTGGACCGGTTGGACGAGATCTTCGGGATGATCGGCCTGAAACCGGAACGAATCCCGTGCGCGGGGATGAACGGGCTTATCGAAGAGTTCTCCGATTTCCTCGAAACAAAGCCTTCCGACGGTGTTTTGGATGCTTTTGCGGTCGAATCGGCCCGAAGGGTCGAAAGATACGAAGTTTGCGCCTACCAGGCTCTGATCACCCTGGCGGTCGCCCTGAGGCTGGACGACGTTACCGAGCTGCTCCTGCAAAGCCTCGGCGACCACAACCTTGCCGGCGGTGGGTTCAAGGCCCTGACGATCAACCTGACCGAAAAGCTGGTCCCGGAACCGGTGAGCGAATCCGTCCCCGAATAA
- a CDS encoding hydrogenase expression protein HypE produces the protein MATVEFVPGQRATEQVVAHALWMTTGLSCDGDSVGMTSATNPSLEDIVRGIIPGMPKLIIHHPVIAYENGDDFMQAWFDADEGKLAPFVLLVEGSIPNENLSGEGHFAAMGQDPVTGQPITTNEWVDRLSPKAAAVVAVGTCATYGGIPAMKNNPTGAMGLPDYLGWNWKSAAGIPIVCIPGCPAQPDNITETILYLALMLAGLAPLIELDDCLRPKWLFNRSVHESCNRAAFYEHGDFATEYGSDHRCLVKLGCKGPVVKCNVPVRGWVNGIGGCPNVGGICMACTMPGFPDKYMPFMDEAANAKLSSNTAKYTYGPVLRFFRKQSIDLVYDKEPEWRKPGNVNLSGYQQRW, from the coding sequence ATGGCGACGGTTGAGTTTGTCCCCGGACAGCGTGCGACCGAACAAGTTGTAGCTCATGCCTTGTGGATGACCACGGGTTTGAGTTGTGACGGTGACTCGGTGGGCATGACTTCGGCAACGAATCCAAGCCTCGAGGACATCGTTCGGGGAATCATTCCCGGCATGCCCAAGCTGATCATCCATCACCCCGTTATCGCTTACGAGAACGGGGACGATTTTATGCAGGCTTGGTTTGACGCCGATGAGGGCAAGCTGGCCCCCTTCGTCCTGCTCGTTGAGGGATCCATCCCCAACGAGAACCTGAGCGGCGAAGGTCACTTCGCAGCCATGGGCCAGGACCCGGTAACCGGACAGCCGATCACCACCAACGAGTGGGTCGACCGCCTGTCTCCCAAGGCAGCCGCAGTTGTCGCAGTCGGAACTTGCGCCACCTACGGCGGTATTCCTGCAATGAAGAACAACCCAACCGGCGCCATGGGCCTCCCGGACTACCTGGGCTGGAACTGGAAGTCGGCCGCCGGTATCCCGATCGTCTGCATCCCGGGTTGCCCGGCGCAGCCGGACAACATCACCGAGACCATCCTCTACCTGGCGCTGATGCTCGCCGGCCTCGCCCCGCTCATCGAGCTGGACGACTGCCTGCGTCCCAAGTGGCTGTTCAACCGCAGCGTCCACGAGAGCTGCAACCGTGCTGCCTTCTACGAGCATGGTGACTTCGCAACCGAGTACGGAAGCGACCACCGTTGCCTCGTCAAGCTCGGCTGCAAGGGCCCCGTTGTGAAGTGCAACGTTCCCGTTCGTGGATGGGTCAACGGAATCGGTGGATGCCCGAACGTCGGCGGCATCTGCATGGCCTGCACGATGCCTGGTTTCCCAGACAAGTACATGCCGTTCATGGACGAGGCAGCAAACGCAAAGCTGTCCTCGAACACAGCCAAGTACACCTACGGTCCGGTGCTGCGGTTCTTCCGCAAGCAGTCGATCGACCTGGTTTACGACAAAGAGCCGGAATGGCGCAAGCCTGGAAACGTCAACCTGTCGGGTTACCAGCAGCGCTGGTAG
- a CDS encoding nickel-dependent hydrogenase large subunit: MAVTERPTTQQNVVVKEMSWDPITRIVGSLGIHAEIDFTNKEVLKCYSSSMIFRGFDIFMKGIDPRDAHFITSRICGICGDNHCTCSCLNQNMAYGVKPPKLGDYAFNLAETADFIFDHAIFNDCMANVDFCEQMVKETNPKVLAKAEQTLAPGSNFHGYRTIADIMRALNPFTGDFYLETLHVARYTREMYCLLGGRHCHPSTIMPGGCSADITHQTLTDYYVRLMKYMDYVKRSVPMHDDLYDFFYEALPGYERVGYRDTNLVCWGSFDDPEVVDYSYKNMTDWGRHRFITPGVAINGELVSTDLVEINLMIRILLGSSYFDEWADTTTPWVTHDPLGNEVSRDHPWNKTTFPKPQKRDFNDKYSWVTSPRIYDKRTDTHVCCDTGGGAFARQWCTAKAGLVDLGYLKATGDSTLISLPRSENFPEVEFEWKVPQWSNAIERDRARTYHQAYNAAVALYNLEKAFVEVRAGRTKSWNSFTVPDEAVSVGFHEAVRGVLSHHMVIRDGKVANYQPFPPTPWNASVRDKFGTPGPYEDAVQNTPIFEENGPENFKGIDIMRAVRSFDPCLPCGVHMYTGGGRVKKVMHTPTSLC, translated from the coding sequence ATGGCTGTTACAGAGAGGCCAACCACCCAGCAGAACGTGGTTGTCAAGGAGATGTCGTGGGACCCGATTACCCGCATCGTGGGAAGCCTCGGTATTCACGCTGAGATTGACTTCACCAACAAGGAAGTCCTCAAGTGCTACTCGAGCTCCATGATCTTCCGTGGTTTCGACATCTTCATGAAGGGCATCGACCCTCGTGACGCTCACTTCATCACTTCCCGCATCTGCGGAATCTGTGGTGACAACCACTGCACCTGTTCGTGCCTCAACCAGAACATGGCCTACGGCGTAAAGCCCCCGAAGTTGGGCGACTACGCCTTCAACCTGGCTGAGACAGCAGACTTCATCTTCGACCACGCAATCTTCAACGACTGCATGGCCAACGTTGACTTCTGTGAGCAGATGGTCAAGGAGACCAACCCCAAGGTTCTTGCCAAGGCCGAGCAGACGCTCGCCCCGGGCAGCAACTTCCACGGGTACCGCACCATTGCAGACATCATGCGGGCGCTGAACCCGTTCACCGGTGACTTCTACCTGGAGACCCTGCACGTCGCCCGGTACACCCGTGAGATGTACTGCCTGCTTGGTGGACGTCACTGCCACCCCTCGACGATCATGCCGGGCGGTTGCAGCGCAGACATCACCCACCAGACCCTGACGGACTACTACGTCCGCCTGATGAAGTACATGGACTACGTAAAGCGCTCGGTCCCCATGCACGACGACCTTTACGACTTCTTCTACGAGGCACTTCCCGGTTACGAGCGTGTCGGATACCGCGACACGAACCTCGTCTGCTGGGGATCGTTCGACGACCCTGAGGTCGTGGACTACTCGTACAAGAACATGACCGACTGGGGACGTCACCGCTTCATCACCCCGGGTGTTGCGATCAACGGCGAGCTGGTTTCGACCGACCTCGTTGAGATCAACCTCATGATCCGTATCCTGCTGGGCAGCTCGTACTTCGACGAGTGGGCCGACACCACGACCCCCTGGGTGACTCACGACCCATTGGGCAACGAGGTCAGCCGCGACCACCCGTGGAACAAGACCACGTTCCCGAAGCCGCAGAAGCGTGACTTCAACGACAAGTACAGCTGGGTCACCTCGCCTCGTATCTACGACAAGAGGACCGACACCCACGTTTGTTGTGACACCGGTGGAGGAGCATTTGCTCGCCAGTGGTGCACGGCAAAGGCCGGACTTGTAGACCTTGGTTACCTCAAGGCAACCGGCGACAGCACCCTGATCTCGCTGCCGAGAAGCGAAAACTTCCCGGAGGTCGAGTTCGAGTGGAAGGTCCCGCAGTGGTCCAACGCAATCGAGCGTGACCGTGCTCGTACCTACCACCAGGCGTACAACGCAGCGGTGGCTCTGTACAACCTCGAGAAGGCATTCGTAGAGGTTCGTGCCGGCCGCACCAAGTCCTGGAACAGCTTCACCGTTCCTGACGAGGCCGTCAGCGTTGGATTCCACGAGGCAGTTCGTGGAGTGCTTTCGCACCACATGGTCATCCGTGACGGCAAGGTAGCCAACTACCAGCCCTTCCCGCCGACCCCGTGGAACGCATCTGTCCGTGACAAGTTCGGGACCCCGGGTCCGTACGAGGACGCAGTCCAGAACACCCCGATTTTCGAGGAGAACGGCCCCGAAAACTTCAAGGGTATCGACATCATGCGGGCTGTACGTAGCTTCGACCCCTGCCTGCCCTGCGGTGTGCACATGTACACCGGCGGCGGACGGGTGAAGAAGGTTATGCACACGCCCACGAGCCTCTGCTAA